In one Cervus elaphus chromosome 9, mCerEla1.1, whole genome shotgun sequence genomic region, the following are encoded:
- the POU4F3 gene encoding POU domain, class 4, transcription factor 3, which produces MMAMNAKQPFGMHPVLQEPKFSSLHSGSEAMRRVCLPAPQLQGNIFGSFDESLLARAEALAAVDIVSHGKNHPFKPDATYHTMSSVPCTSTSSTVPISHPAALTSHPHHAVHQGLEGDLLEHISPTLSVSGLGAPEHSVMPAQIHPHHLGAMGHLHQAMGMSHPHAVAPHSAMPACLSDVESDPRELEAFAERFKQRRIKLGVTQADVGAALANLKIPGVGSLSQSTICRFESLTLSHNNMIALKPVLQAWLEEAEAAYREKNSKPELFNGSERKRKRTSIAAPEKRSLEAYFAIQPRPSSEKIAAIAEKLDLKKNVVRVWFCNQRQKQKRMKYSAVH; this is translated from the exons ATGATGGCCATGAACGCCAAGCAGCCTTTCGGCATGCACCCGGTGCTTCAAGAACCCAAATTCTCCAGCCTGCACTCCGGCTCCGAGGCCATGCGCCGAGTCTGTCTCCCAGCCCCGCAG CTGCAGGGTAATATATTTGGAAGCTTTGATGAGAGCCTGCTGGCACGCGCCGAAGCTCTGGCGGCGGTGGATATCGTCTCCCACGGCAAGAACCATCCGTTCAAGCCCGACGCCACCTACCATACCATGAGCAGCGTGCCCTGCACGTCCACTTCGTCCACCGTGCCCATCTCCCACCCGGCCGCGCTCACCTCGCACCCGCACCACGCCGTGCACCAGGGCCTCGAGGGCGACCTACTAGAGCACATCTCGCCCACGCTGAGCGTGAGCGGCTTGGGCGCCCCCGAGCACTCGGTGATGCCGGCCCAGATCCACCCGCACCACCTGGGCGCCATGGGCCACCTGCATCAGGCCATGGGCATGAGCCACCCACATGCCGTGGCGCCTCATAGCGCTATGCCTGCCTGCCTCAGCGACGTGGAGTCGGACCCGCGAGAGCTCGAGGCCTTCGCTGAGCGCTTCAAGCAGCGGCGCATCAAGTTAGGGGTGACCCAGGCGGACGTGGGTGCGGCCCTGGCCAACCTCAAGATCCCCGGTGTCGGCTCGCTCAGCCAGAGCACCATCTGCAGGTTCGAGTCTCTCACTCTCTCGCACAACAACATGATTGCGCTCAAGCCGGTACTCCAGGCCTGGCTGGAGGAAGCCGAGGCCGCCTACCGAGAGAAAAACAGCAAGCCGGAGCTCTTCAATGGCAGCGAGCGGAAGCGCAAACGCACGTCCATCGCGGCGCCAGAGAAGCGCTCCCTGGAGGCCTACTTTGCGATCCAGCCGCGGCCCTCATCCGAAAAGATCGCGGCCATCGCCGAGAAACTGGACCTTAAAAAGAACGTGGTGAGGGTCTGGTTCTGCAAccagagacagaaacagaaacGAATGAAGTACTCGGCTGTCCACTGA